A region from the Vibrio navarrensis genome encodes:
- a CDS encoding Crp/Fnr family transcriptional regulator → MVARFTQYLQQLNLSNEAIQGVLANAKELQLPTRHILIHQGEAPQHCYFLLDGLCHACYLTESGKEFSKEFYWEVDWMIGFESLIREQGSPFLLESLTPVHLLTFPIECLQAWRASAHPLYLHLLETQLIYKERKERFLLLHTPEEKYHLFKQLFPVLLERLSDRQIAAYLGITPVSLSRIKKRQLDEKL, encoded by the coding sequence ATGGTTGCTCGTTTCACCCAATATCTACAACAGCTCAACCTCTCAAACGAGGCCATTCAAGGCGTACTCGCCAACGCCAAAGAGTTGCAGTTACCGACTCGGCACATATTGATCCATCAAGGTGAAGCGCCGCAGCACTGCTATTTCCTGTTGGATGGACTTTGCCACGCCTGCTATCTGACAGAATCAGGCAAAGAGTTCAGCAAAGAGTTTTACTGGGAAGTCGATTGGATGATCGGCTTTGAAAGCCTGATCCGCGAGCAAGGCAGTCCATTTCTGCTGGAAAGTCTCACCCCAGTTCATCTGCTCACCTTTCCTATCGAATGCTTACAAGCTTGGCGAGCATCCGCTCATCCGTTATATCTCCACCTGCTCGAAACCCAATTGATTTACAAAGAGCGCAAAGAACGTTTCCTGCTGCTACACACCCCAGAGGAAAAGTATCATCTGTTTAAGCAGCTGTTTCCCGTGTTACTCGAAAGGCTCAGTGATCGGCAAATTGCCGCGTATCTGGGTATCACCCCGGTAAGCCTCAGCCGGATCAAAAAACGCCAACTGGATGAAAAACTTTAA
- a CDS encoding GNAT family N-acetyltransferase produces the protein MIQWHLVPFSQLSTTQLYQLLKLRVDVFVVEQNCPYPELDGNDILHGVHHLLGYKNDELVACTRLLPAGTTYDSVSIGRVATKHNARGGGLGHQLMQQSIMHCQQLWPNEAIEIGAQEHLKPFYQQHGFVVTSEVYLEDGIPHVDMKRA, from the coding sequence ATGATCCAATGGCATCTTGTGCCTTTCTCACAGCTTTCAACCACTCAGCTGTATCAACTACTCAAACTGAGAGTCGACGTGTTTGTGGTCGAACAAAACTGCCCTTACCCTGAACTGGATGGCAACGATATTCTGCACGGAGTGCATCATTTGCTCGGTTATAAAAACGACGAGCTGGTGGCGTGTACTCGTCTTCTCCCCGCCGGCACCACTTACGACAGCGTCAGTATTGGCCGTGTAGCGACCAAACATAATGCACGCGGTGGCGGTTTGGGGCATCAGCTGATGCAACAGTCGATTATGCATTGCCAGCAGTTGTGGCCGAATGAGGCGATTGAAATCGGCGCGCAGGAACACCTCAAACCGTTCTACCAGCAGCACGGTTTTGTAGTCACTTCCGAAGTGTATCTGGAAGATGGCATTCCGCATGTCGATATGAAGCGAGCTTAA
- a CDS encoding DMT family transporter codes for MTPASYAIVLLVVGNLLATLSDVAVKLIDGNVSPFQYMFLRQLFSLLVITPLWLMQRKTQRALTQPRITLARAHLILIGSGCMMVSITYLPLATANAVFYAAPLLMLPLSVWLLKERPSLAKVLGTMVGFVGVLLVLRPEQFHWAACFALGTALTLAFFNVLVRKLPAEQTVVTTLWWTTLLSLPVSLLLALLYWRPLTPTLAGYIFASSVCILGYNGLAVAAYRKAPAGQIALAEYSGLLFVTLIGMYAFAEYPDRVTWAGILLIVLPLFPWQSVFAKLRHGRFAE; via the coding sequence GTGACGCCCGCGAGCTACGCGATCGTCCTATTGGTTGTCGGCAACCTGCTGGCAACCCTATCTGATGTCGCGGTGAAACTGATTGATGGTAACGTCTCACCATTTCAATACATGTTTCTCCGGCAGCTATTCTCATTATTGGTGATCACGCCACTGTGGCTGATGCAACGCAAAACACAACGAGCACTAACACAGCCGCGCATTACCTTAGCCCGAGCCCATCTGATCTTGATCGGCAGCGGCTGTATGATGGTTTCCATTACCTATTTACCCTTGGCAACCGCAAACGCCGTATTTTACGCCGCGCCATTATTGATGCTGCCCTTGTCAGTCTGGTTACTCAAAGAGAGACCTTCTCTGGCAAAAGTATTAGGCACTATGGTGGGATTTGTCGGTGTGTTGTTGGTATTGCGCCCTGAGCAATTTCATTGGGCAGCCTGTTTTGCGCTCGGCACCGCGCTCACCCTGGCTTTCTTTAATGTGTTGGTGAGAAAACTGCCCGCTGAGCAGACGGTGGTGACCACTTTGTGGTGGACAACGCTGCTGTCGCTGCCTGTCTCCCTGCTGCTGGCGCTGCTCTATTGGCGCCCACTCACGCCTACGCTCGCGGGATATATATTCGCCAGCTCAGTGTGCATTTTGGGTTATAACGGTCTCGCGGTCGCGGCGTATCGAAAAGCACCCGCCGGACAAATCGCGTTAGCGGAATACTCGGGCTTGCTGTTTGTGACCTTGATTGGCATGTATGCTTTCGCCGAATACCCTGATCGTGTCACTTGGGCTGGTATCTTACTGATTGTGTTGCCACTTTTTCCTTGGCAAAGCGTCTTTGCCAAGCTGCGTCACGGGCGGTTCGCAGAATAA
- a CDS encoding LysM-like peptidoglycan-binding domain-containing protein yields MNRRRKKKPQTDYLALAKENVTKIEFKPLLMRVQRLWDFLPTLHRRALAVLVPILLILLLWPTKKLDPQPVVEKAPQRVALDINTRGLSEQHDSQQSDSKSAMWQEYLVQNGDTLAQVFRANQLAMGDLNALVKIEGANKPLSHIKQGQLVRFKLNEAGQLDILQLEKGNSSVMFFRLSDGGFGRSK; encoded by the coding sequence ATGAATCGTCGTAGAAAGAAGAAGCCACAAACTGACTATTTGGCGCTTGCAAAAGAGAACGTAACCAAAATCGAATTCAAGCCATTGTTAATGCGAGTTCAACGCTTGTGGGATTTCCTGCCGACCTTGCATCGCCGAGCGCTTGCTGTGTTAGTGCCGATACTACTGATTCTTTTGCTTTGGCCGACGAAGAAACTTGACCCTCAACCTGTGGTAGAAAAAGCGCCGCAACGAGTTGCGCTTGACATCAATACTCGTGGATTGAGCGAGCAGCATGATTCACAGCAAAGTGATAGCAAATCGGCGATGTGGCAAGAATACTTGGTGCAAAATGGTGACACGCTCGCGCAAGTGTTTCGCGCTAATCAATTGGCGATGGGCGATCTGAATGCTTTGGTTAAAATCGAAGGCGCCAACAAACCACTGAGTCACATCAAACAAGGTCAATTGGTCCGATTTAAGCTTAATGAGGCCGGACAGCTTGATATTTTGCAGTTGGAAAAAGGCAACAGCTCGGTGATGTTCTTTCGTCTTTCTGATGGGGGCTTTGGCCGCAGTAAGTAG
- a CDS encoding FKBP-type peptidyl-prolyl cis-trans isomerase: protein MSDIKFETIEQKASYGIGLQMGQQLAGSGLDGLNVDAIAAGIATALTGDMPAIEVDEINKALQELYTRAEAARAEAAKAAAADGEAFLKDNALRSEVTVLDSGLQYEIITEGTGEIPTSDKTVRVHYHGELVDGTVFDSSVSRGQPAQFPVTGVIKGWVEALQLMPVGSKWKLYIPHDLAYGERGAGASIPPFAALVFEVELLAIV from the coding sequence ATGTCTGATATTAAATTTGAAACGATAGAGCAAAAAGCCAGCTACGGTATTGGTCTGCAAATGGGTCAACAACTTGCGGGCTCTGGCCTTGACGGTCTGAACGTAGATGCCATTGCTGCGGGTATTGCTACCGCACTGACTGGTGACATGCCGGCAATCGAGGTTGACGAGATCAACAAAGCCCTGCAAGAACTTTACACACGTGCAGAAGCGGCACGTGCAGAGGCTGCAAAAGCGGCCGCTGCGGATGGCGAAGCATTCCTAAAAGACAATGCGCTACGCTCTGAAGTGACTGTTCTAGACTCTGGTCTGCAGTACGAAATCATCACTGAAGGTACTGGCGAGATCCCAACGTCAGACAAAACCGTTCGCGTTCACTACCACGGTGAACTCGTTGACGGAACAGTATTTGATAGCTCGGTGTCTCGCGGTCAGCCTGCACAGTTCCCGGTAACTGGCGTGATCAAAGGTTGGGTAGAAGCACTACAACTGATGCCTGTTGGCTCAAAATGGAAACTGTACATCCCACACGACCTTGCTTACGGTGAGCGTGGCGCTGGTGCATCGATTCCTCCATTTGCAGCACTCGTCTTTGAAGTGGAACTGCTCGCTATCGTTTAA
- the rplQ gene encoding 50S ribosomal protein L17: protein MRHRKSGRQLNRNSSHRKAMFSNMASSLVRHEVIKTTLPKAKELRRVVEPLITLAKTDSVANRRLAFARTRDNEVVAKLFNELGPRFAARQGGYTRILKAGFRAGDKAPMAYIELVDRPAAEETAAE from the coding sequence ATGCGCCATCGTAAGAGTGGTCGTCAACTCAACCGCAACAGCTCACATCGTAAAGCGATGTTTAGCAACATGGCTAGCTCTCTTGTACGTCATGAAGTTATCAAGACTACATTGCCAAAAGCAAAAGAGCTACGTCGCGTAGTTGAGCCTTTGATTACACTAGCTAAGACTGACAGTGTTGCTAACCGTCGTCTTGCGTTTGCACGTACTCGTGACAACGAAGTAGTTGCAAAACTATTTAACGAACTAGGTCCACGTTTTGCTGCTCGTCAGGGCGGTTACACTCGTATCCTAAAAGCTGGCTTCCGTGCTGGTGACAAAGCTCCAATGGCATACATTGAGCTTGTAGATCGCCCAGCTGCTGAAGAAACTGCTGCTGAGTAA
- a CDS encoding DNA-directed RNA polymerase subunit alpha: MQGSVTEFLKPRLVDIEQISSTHAKVTLEPLERGFGHTLGNALRRILLSSMPGCAVTEVEIEGVLHEYSTKEGVQEDILEILLNLKGLAVRVAEGKDEVFITLNKSGSGPVVAGDITHDGDVEIANPEHVICHLTDDNAEIAMRIKVERGRGYVPASARIHTEEDERPIGRLLVDATFSPVDKIAYAVEAARVEQRTDLDKLVIDMETNGTLEPEEAIRRAATILAEQLDAFVDLRDVRVPEEKEEKPEFDPILLRPVDDLELTVRSANCLKAEAIHYIGDLVQRTEVELLKTPNLGKKSLTEIKDVLASRGLSLGMRLENWPPASIAED; this comes from the coding sequence GACATTGAACAGATCAGCTCGACCCACGCAAAAGTAACTCTTGAGCCATTAGAGCGTGGTTTCGGCCATACTCTGGGTAATGCACTTCGCCGTATTCTGCTTTCTTCTATGCCTGGTTGCGCAGTGACAGAAGTAGAAATTGAAGGCGTACTTCACGAATACAGTACCAAAGAAGGCGTTCAGGAAGATATTCTTGAAATTCTTCTGAACCTTAAAGGTTTAGCTGTACGCGTTGCCGAAGGCAAAGATGAAGTGTTCATTACACTGAACAAATCAGGCTCGGGCCCTGTGGTTGCAGGTGACATCACCCATGATGGTGATGTAGAGATCGCTAACCCTGAACACGTTATTTGTCACTTAACGGATGACAATGCCGAGATCGCTATGCGTATCAAAGTAGAACGTGGTCGCGGTTATGTTCCAGCTTCAGCTCGTATCCATACTGAAGAAGATGAGCGTCCAATCGGTCGCCTACTTGTCGACGCTACTTTCAGCCCTGTAGACAAAATTGCCTACGCCGTTGAAGCAGCTCGTGTAGAACAGCGTACTGACCTCGATAAGCTTGTTATCGATATGGAAACTAACGGAACTCTTGAACCTGAGGAAGCTATCCGTCGTGCAGCAACTATTCTTGCTGAACAATTGGATGCATTCGTAGATCTTCGTGATGTACGTGTTCCTGAGGAGAAAGAAGAGAAGCCAGAATTCGATCCGATCCTACTCCGTCCTGTAGACGATCTTGAACTAACAGTTCGCTCTGCTAACTGTCTGAAAGCAGAAGCGATTCACTACATCGGTGATCTAGTACAACGTACTGAGGTTGAGCTACTTAAAACGCCAAACCTTGGTAAGAAATCTCTTACTGAGATTAAAGACGTACTGGCGTCACGTGGTCTGTCTCTGGGCATGCGCCTGGAAAACTGGCCACCTGCATCAATCGCTGAAGATTAA